The Gemmatimonadota bacterium genome contains the following window.
TCTGAGCGTGGGGACCGAGCTCGTATCGGCCGAAAGGTTCACCGGTCAATGGAGGGAGACCATCGCCGAGGTGCGCCGTATCTTCCCGGGGCAACTGACCTATTCCGCGAACTGGGACCGGTATGACCGGGTCGCTTTCTGGGACGACCTCGACTTCGCGGGGATATCGGCTTACTACGAACTGTCGGAATCCGAGGATCCCACCGTGGAAGAACTGGTTTCCGCCTGGCGACCGGTGAAGGAGGACCTGCTGCGATGGCAGGCCCGATGGAACAAACTCCTTTTATTCACCGAGATCGGTTACATGAGCCAGTCCGGGGTCGCCGGCCATCCCTGGAACTACGTGTCGGAGAATCCCCTCGACCTGGAGGCGCAGCGGCGTTGTTACCAGGCCCTGCGGCTGGCCTGGGAAGGGGAAGAGCGGTTTGCCGGCCTGTACCTATGGATCTGGGAACCGGACAAGCGGGGTGGGAAAGACCGGGGATACAATTTCGCGGGCAAGCCCGCGGAAGAGGTCGTTCGCGACTGGTACCACAGCGTGCCGGACAACGCCAACGTCCTCGACTACGCCGTCAACGGCATGGAGCGGTTTCTACGGTCCCTGAGGCAGGGGTTGTGAGGAAACCGGCGCGCCGACCTGGCGTGCGGTACTGTTCTGGAGTGCCGACCTGGCCGGGCTGGCCGCTATGGCACGGCTGATGGATCGGCGGTCCTGCGCAGGTTCTTCAGGTTGTATCGTTTTCCCATGACGATCAGGATGTCTCCAGACGCCAGCGTCCGGTCGCTTCCCGGGTTGAACAGGACGTTTCCGCCGGACCCCTGGACGGCGATGACGATGACGTCATGGTTCGATCCGATGGCTCCTTCCCCAACGGATGATCCCGCGAGCCCCGATCCAGGCCCGATCTCGATCTGGTCGAGTTCCAGGTCGAGCTTGTCCGCCATGGACGCCAGCTCCATGAAGTCGGCCACGGCCGGCTTGAGCAGCATCTGCGCCATCTGCCGGGAACCCGTGATGACCGGCGAGACCACCTTGTCCGCACCGGCGCGGGTCAGCCTGGGGATCACGGATTCCTCGTTGGCCCGGGCCACGATATGTATGTCCTGGTTCAGGTCCCGCGCCGTCAGGGTGATGTACAGGTTCTCCGGATCGGACGACACGGCGCACACGATGCCCCTCGCCCGTTCGATACCCGCCGACTTCAACACTTCTTCCTTCGTGGCGTCACCCTTCAGTAAGCGAAAACCGTCCGATTCGAAGGGCTCTGCCCGGTCTTCGGTCTCGATGAGCACGCAGTCCAGGCCACGGTCAGTGATTTCCTGTCCGATTCTTCGGCCGACGCGGCCCGCGCCGCAGACGATGTAGTGGTCCTTCAGTTCCTGGATTTCATCCATGAGGCGTCTCTTCCCCATTGAGGAGACGATTTCGAGCGATACGACCGACTGTACGGCGACGGACAGCGCGTAGCCCAGCGTCCCGACGCCCACGACGATCAACAGCGTGCCGAAGTAGCGGCCGTTTTCGGTGAAGCCGGCCGGTTCGGTATATCCGATGGTCGTGATGGTGATCAGCGTGAAGTAGAAGCTTTCGAACCAGGTCCATTCCGTCAGCAGCTTGTATCCCAGGGTTCCGAATCCCAGGATGACCACGATGGCGAGAGAAGCCCCTATGAGCTTGTTCTTGGGATTCATGTCTCCGGACCGCCTGGATCGTCTAGACGGACGCCGGTACCGCGTGACCACCGTAGCCGAGGGTTTCCACGTCCTGGTGCAGGCGTTCCAGCACACGGGACCTGACCTCTTCGAACAGTTCCCTGGTCAGGAAATGCACGGCGGGCAGGTCGCCCTTGGCCTGACCGATGAAAACATCGGCCGGCATGTCGTATTCGTCCGGGGTGATCCCCTGTTTCTGCTCGAGGGCGAAACCCAGGATGTGGGCCCGGTAGGTGGCGTCCAGCACCCGCTCGGCCGAGAAAGGCACCCCGAAAACGGCCTCTATGCCCTCGCTGACCTGGTCCGGCGGGGCCATGGTGAACAGGCATCCCCCATGCAGGTCCTTGTTCACCATCTTCCAGCCTTCCTCGGTGATGTTGTGGACCCAGTAATCGGCGGAATCGGGCTTGCAGTCCGGGTCCATCACGTACAGCAGGAAGGTACGCATGGACATGTGGCCGCCGGCCACGGCGAAGGGATAGCCCGGATTGGTCTGTCCCAGGTAGGCGGAGAACTCGACCCCCTTGGCGTGCATGGCGAAGGCCTTGCCGCCGATCTCTTCGGCAATCGCCTGGACGCCCTTGCCGAAGAGGGGTTCGCGTCCGTAGGCGATATCCTCCTTGAGCCGGCGGGCGCCCTCCGCGTCGCCGAAGGTGACGCCGCCCGCGACGGTGCCGTTGCCCCGGGCATTGTAATCCATCAGGAAGGAGATCACGACGTTGGCCGAGATGGTATCGAACCCCAGGTCGTCGTCCAGCCGGGCGAGCTCCAGGTTGTCGTGGGGATCCAGGATGCCCAGGTTGGCGCCGGATAGTTCCATGGGTTCGAACTCGAATCGGCCCAGGTACTCTCCATGGTTCCTTCGGGCCCTACGCCAGTCGGGATCCTTGCCGCCTTCCGGGACGTCGTAGAAGTCCTGGTGGCAGGTAATCTGGCAGCCGTAGCAACTCTTGTCGATGACGATGAAATCGTCCGATTCCCGCATGGTCTCCAGGTGCACCGGGACGGCCACGTTCTCGCCGGGCGGCTCGAAGTTTCGGTAGGGCAGCACCCCGTAACTGTCGAGTATCTTGCTGTTCTTGCCCGTTCCGCCCAGTCCGTTCCGGTTGTTGGGATGTCGGTATCCCCGGCTCTGCTCGCCCCGTCCGATCTCGTTGTTGATGGCCTTGAGCCGGTCGTCGCCCTTGCGGTAGAAGTCGTTCTCCGCCCTGGCCACGATGCCGAGGATGTTCTTGGAACCGACCACGGACCCCATGCCGAGCCGGCCCGCGAACCGCCACTTGTCCTCTCCGCTCATCAGCTGTTCCTGGGTCGACCCCACCACGGCGGCGTACCAAACCGTCTCCCAGTGCTCGCCGGCCGGCCCAATGACGGCGAAATGGGCATGGTAGTTCTTGTCGCCATCGTTGTAGTGCTCGTCCAGATAGACCATCTTGTCCCGGACCCGTGCGCCGACCAGGTGCGCAGGG
Protein-coding sequences here:
- a CDS encoding potassium channel protein, with protein sequence MNPKNKLIGASLAIVVILGFGTLGYKLLTEWTWFESFYFTLITITTIGYTEPAGFTENGRYFGTLLIVVGVGTLGYALSVAVQSVVSLEIVSSMGKRRLMDEIQELKDHYIVCGAGRVGRRIGQEITDRGLDCVLIETEDRAEPFESDGFRLLKGDATKEEVLKSAGIERARGIVCAVSSDPENLYITLTARDLNQDIHIVARANEESVIPRLTRAGADKVVSPVITGSRQMAQMLLKPAVADFMELASMADKLDLELDQIEIGPGSGLAGSSVGEGAIGSNHDVIVIAVQGSGGNVLFNPGSDRTLASGDILIVMGKRYNLKNLRRTADPSAVP